From the genome of Denticeps clupeoides chromosome 4, fDenClu1.1, whole genome shotgun sequence, one region includes:
- the LOC114789094 gene encoding uncharacterized protein LOC114789094 — MMGKMVSEGSFISLLEVKIPYCVRRAFLCRGETQLHAHAHQNGRTRRQPVDFSTMDSGSLVGWIVVFAVSELCQAEVPSTELPIPPGQDETPFPSFSAAEMAVKASIEKAVKDAIEHSVGVEAQDQEVTEKKPSATEETLGMDEADPEGQDPLEEGSEVKETKSRSTAEVEVSMEKPGGDEAIEEDAEERWGAVATTASWEVKGGEGGTWVDVVRGGDAVAVSEDGGDGEELGLLLNEAETREERGEVPDGDTAAPSQGETQLVMPGPHGAQSSDSTEENVERTKGGEEEEADQQTGAEGGAGPQDGEEGARASQIPEHSRTEDEGIVVGEEVMPVMSHGLIGSPYDNVMDAEMATEINHANEIITSHEHLLLNSDDDQALPTLRNNLDQRTASPLEGLEEEVEDEDEEDIEGDLNELVEPNKPSENSTGGHDAWKIGAIAAAFFLVLQTVVTIVYILKCRKRPHRSTAPLRLYEEGGVSANSRASNNMSVTSPPEDGVIQQIAVNDTSDLTHAQQEETVMELKPGSAEEKMTCEESSHDVRTSVL; from the exons ATGATGGGCAAGATGGTGTCAGAGGGTTCCTTCATATCACTGCTCGAAGTGAAGATTCCTTATTGTGTGAGGAGAGCTTTTCTCTGCCGGGGCGAGACGCAGCTTCATGCACACGCTCACCAAAACGGGAGGACACGCCGGCAGCCAGTGGATTTTAGCACCATGGACTCCGGTTCACTTGTAGGATGGATTGTTGTTTTTGCCGTTTCAGAGCTGTGTCAGGCTGAAG TGCCCTCCACTGAGTTGCCCATCCCCCCAGGCCAGGATGAGACGCCCTTCCCCAGTTTCTCAGCTGCTGAGATGGCTGTGAAAGCTTCAATAGAAAAAGCAGTCAAGGATGCAATAGAACACAGCGTAGGGGTGGAAGCCCAGGATCAGGAGGTGACTGAGAAAAAGCCCTCAGCAACCGAAGAGACGTTGGGGATGGATGAGGCCGATCCCGAGGGCCAGGATCCTCTGGAGGAAGGGAGTGAGGTGAAGGAGACGAAATCAAGGAGCACTGCCGAGGTGGAGGTATCCATGGAGAAGCCTGGTGGAGATGAGGCCATAGAAGAAGATGCTGAGGAAAGGTGGGGAGCTGTAGCAACAACAGCATCATGGGAAGTGAAAGGTGGAGAAGGGGGAACCTGGGTGGATGTGGTGAGAGGAGGAGATGCAGTAGCTGTGAgcgaggatggaggagatggagaggaacTGGGGCTCCTTCTTAATGAGGCCGAGACcagagaagagagaggagaggtgCCAGATGGAGATACAGCTGCACCCAGCCAGGGCGAGACCCAGCTGGTAATGCCTGGACCTCATGGTGCACAAAGCTCAGACAGTACTGAGGAAAATGTGGAGAGAACAAAaggtggagaggaagaggaggcggaTCAGCAAAcaggagctgaaggaggagCAGGACCACAGGACGGTGAAGAGGGGGCTAGAGCATCACAGATACCAGAGCACAGCAGAACAGAAGATGAAG GAATCGTCGTCGGGGAGGAAGTCATGCCAGTTATGTCACATGGCCTGATTGGCAGCCCCTATGACAATGTAATGGATGCAGAGATGGCCACAGAGATCAACCACGCCAATGAGATTATAACTTCCCATGAAcacctgctgctgaactcaGACGATGACCAGGCCCTGCCCACTCTGAGGAACAATTTAGATCAACGTACTGCATCACCATTAGAGGGATTAGAAGAGGAGGtagaggatgaagatgaagaagatatTGAAGGAGACCTAAACGAACTAGTAGAACCTAACAAGCCTTCAG AAAATTCCACTGGGGGTCACGATGCTTGGAAAATCGGGGCGATCGCAGCAGCTTTCTTCCTTGTCCTTCAAACTGTTGTCACCATTGTCTACATACTGAAGTGCAGAAAAAGACCACACAG ATCCACTGCTCCACTGAGATTGTATGAAGAGGGAGGAGTATCTGCTAATTCCAGAGCCTCAAACAACATGAGCGTCACATCTCCACCTGAAGATGGCGTCATTCAACA GATCGCTGTGAATGATACTTCTGACCTAACGCATGCCCAACAGGAAGAGACTGTGATGGAGCTGAAGCCCGGCTCTGCAGAAGAGAAGATGACGTGTGAGGAGTCGTCACATGATGTTAGAACTTCAGTTCTTTAG